Proteins encoded within one genomic window of Humulus lupulus chromosome 1, drHumLupu1.1, whole genome shotgun sequence:
- the LOC133806276 gene encoding O-fucosyltransferase 39 produces the protein MTRFHHHIHHHHRAGAMAGLLVLLFPIWFPSLFSPLSHASPSAFAEWNAPKPRHSQLLKSALQSETSDAQRSDLWNPLTNQGWKPCAESSSVPSLPETSTGYIQVFLDGGLNQQRMGICDAVAVAKILNATLVIPYLEVNPVWRDASYFSDIFDVDHFIDVLKDDISIVKELPSDFAWSTREYYATAIRATRIKTAPIHASVNWYLENVSPILEMYGIAAISPFSHRLAFDNLPMDIQRLRCKVNFQALAFVPHVRALGDALVSRLRYPSDTRSALGTNNLPETTDANDKRQAGKFVVLHLRFDKDMAAHSACDFGGGKAEKLALAKYRQTIWQGRVLNSQFTDEELRNQGRCPLTPEEIGLLLAALGFDNNTRLYLASHKVYGGEARISTLRALFPLMEDKKSLSSWEERSQIQGKASLLAAVDYYVSMHSDIFISASPGNMHNAMVGHRTYNNLKTIRPNMALMGQLFLNKSISWPEFQQSVIEGHQNRQGEIRLRKPKQSIYTYPAPDCMCQD, from the exons ATGACGAGGTTTCATCACCACATTCATCATCATCATAGAGCTGGAGCCATGGCTGGACTTTTAGTGCTACTTTTTCCCATTTGGTTTCCCAGTTTGTTCTCCCCATTGAGCCATGCTTCCCCTTCCGCTTTCGCG GAATGGAATGCTCCAAAACCGAGGCACTCGCAGCTACTGAAGAGTGCCTTGCAAAGTGAAACG TCAGATGCACAGCGATCAGACCTCTGGAATCCACTAACCAATCAAGGATGGAAGCCATGTGCTGAATCTTCAAGTGTTCCTT CATTACCAGAGACATCCACAGGATATATACAGGTTTTTCTAGATGGAGGGTTGAACCAACAGAGAATGGGG ATATGTGATGCAGTAGCTGTTGCCAAAATACTGAATGCAACTCTCGTAATTCCTTATCTAGAAGTGAATCCGGTTTGGCGGGATGCAAG CTACTTCAGCGACATATTTGATGTGGACCACTTTATTGATGTGTTAAAAGATGATATTTCTATAGTTAAAGAGCTGCCTTCTGACTTTGCCTGGAGCACAAGGGAATACTATGCAACAGCTATCCGAGCAACAAGAATCAAAACAGCACCAATTCATGCTTCAGTGAACTGGTATCTGGAGAATGTGTCGCCCATACTAGAGAT GTATGGGATTGCTGCGATTTCTCCATTCTCTCACCGTCTGGCATTTGACAATTTGCCTATGGACATTCAGCGGTTACGCTGTAAAGTCAACTTTCAAGCATTAGCTTTTGTTCCTCATGTTAGAGCACTTGGAGATGCTCTTGTCAGCAGACTTCGATATCCTTCAGACACGAGGTCTGCACTGGGAACCAATAACCTTCCGGAGACCACCGATGCTAATGATAAACGCCAGGCAGGGAAATTTGTTGTGTTGCACCTTCGGTTTGATAAG GATATGGCAGCCCATTCAGCCTGTGATTTTGGTGGCGGTAAAGCTGAAAAACTTGCTCTTGCAAAATACAGACAAACTATATGGCAGGGAAGAGTCCTTAATTCCCAATTCACTGATGAGGAGTTGAGGAATCAGGGCCGTTGCCCGTTGACTCCAGAAGAGATTGGATTGCTTCTAGCCGCTTTGGGATTCGACAACAATACTCGTTTATATCTTGCTTCCCACAAG GTATATGGTGGGGAAGCTAGAATTTCAACTTTGCGAGCATTGTTCCCATTAATGGAAGACAAGAAGAGCCTTTCTTCTTGGGAAGAACGTTCACAGATTCAAGGAAAGGCCTCTCTTTTAGCTGCTGTGGACTACTATGTCAGCATGCACAGTGACATCTTCATTTCTGCTTCTCCTGGAAATATGCACAATGCCATG GTGGGACATCGTACTTACAATAACCTAAAGACCATTAGGCCGAACATGGCATTAATGGGTCAGCTTTTTCTGAACAAAAGCATCAGTTGGCCTGAATTTCAGCAGTCAGTGATAGAGGGGCACCAAAACAGACAAGGGGAGATCAGATTAAGAAAGCCCAAACAATCCATTTACACATACCCTGCTCCTGATTGCATGTGCCAAGACTAA
- the LOC133806258 gene encoding mechanosensitive ion channel protein 2, chloroplastic encodes MVLAGSLQLSHGLGLCKNQESTKKFKNGIRTTKLHSFGSTFSSHVSFHRQNSWSISLADNVYRPIHTLPYRYNAFKCHSFLAPGQPFELARLKTAVTALTRSLNAIQDCSLLPKLTIAVGISIFSVWGLVPLIRLARNLIHHKNDNNWKKSNTYYITTSYIQPLLLWAAAILICRALDPVVLPSEAGLVVKQRLLNFVRSLSTVLAFAYCLSSVIQQAQKFFMETNESSDTRNMGFHFAGKAVYSAVWIAAFSLFMELLGFSTQKWVTAGGLGTVLLTLAGREIFTNFLSSAIIHATRPFVVNEWIQTKIEGYEVSGTVEHVGWWSPTIIRGEDREAVHIPNHKFTVNVVRNLSQKTHWRIKTHLAISHLDVHKINNIVADMRKVLAKNPQVEQQRLHRRVFLENVNAENQALLILISCFVKTSHFEEYLCVKEAILLDLLRVISHHRARLATPIRTVQKIYSDADLENIPFADSVYNRGGVTSNRPYLLIEPPYKINGDDKTKTRTTRTNGEQDGKNTSRPATDTEVYAKVGAAPASDPKTKETLTSDNNSDVKVGGPTNVDAKEDIKVGMSPTSDPKTGSNVSVRPESKTDSKFAEADSKSDNGSMGSLSGTTTPKSTSSNKQPKNASLGRQKSSNNSTTSSSEVLGTDKAGFSTASSQVKQESERTPAPKLPISKPVLEENIVLGVALEGSKRTLPIEEDMASPSYAEVIEMAAHRNGQGGLTADKDKKDGQIPSSPSSTSLDK; translated from the exons ATGGTTCTCGCTGGTTCTTTGCAATTGTCTCATGGACTGGGACTCTGCAAGAACCAGGAGAGCACTAAAAAATTTAAG aATGGAATAAGGACTACCAAGTTACATTCATTTGGATCTACCTTTTCATCACATGTTTCG TTTCATAGACAAAATTCTTGGAGCATATCATTAGCAGACAATGTATACAGGCCTATACATACTTTACCTTACAGATACAATGCCTTCAAGTGCCATTCTTTTCTGGCGCCAGGACAGCCATTTGAACTCGCCAGGTTAAAAACAGCTGTCACAGCATTAACAAG GTCCCTTAATGCTATACAGGATTGTTCACTTCTACCCAAGCTGACTATAGCTGTTGGCATCTCTATTTTTTCTGTCTGGGGTCTTGTGCCACTTATCCGTCTGGCCAGAAACCTGATCCATCAC AAGAATGATAACAATTGGAAAAAGAGTAACACATATTATATAACCACATCATATATTCAACCTTTGCTCTTATGGGCAGCAGCAATACTCATTTGCAG GGCATTGGATCCAGTGGTCCTACCTTCAGAAGCTGGCCTGGTTGTTAAACAAAGGCTTCTAAATTTTGTAAGATCGTTATCAACTGTGCTGGCCTTTGCCTATTGTTTATCAAG TGTCATTCAACAAGCACAGAAGTTCTTTATGGAGACCAACGAGTCCAGTGATACAAGAAAT ATGGGTTTCCATTTTGCAGGCAAAGCTGTTTATTCTGCGGTCTGGATTGCTGCTTTTTCATTATTTATGGAGTTGTTGGGTTTCTCTACCCAGAAGTGGGTTACTGCTGGAGGTCTTGGGACAGTATTGTTGACATTGGCTGGTCGTGAG ATATTTACAAATTTCCTTTCAAGTGCAATAATTCATGCAACTCGACCTTTTGTTGTGAATGAATGGATTCAGACAAAAATAGAAGGCTATGAAGTTTCTGGTACTGTAGAG CACGTGGGATGGTGGTCACCAACAATTATTAGAGGTGAAGATCGTGAAGCAGTTCACATTCCAAACCACAAATTTACAGTGAATGTTGTTAGAAATCTCAGTCAAAAAACTCATTGGCGTATCAAAACCCACCTTGCTATTAGTCACTTAGATGTCCATAAGATAAAT AATATTGTTGCTGATATGCGCAAGGTCTTAGCAAAGAATCCTCAAGTTGAGCAACAGAGATTGCATAGAAGAGTATTTCTGGAAAATGTTAACGCAGAAAACCAAGCACTTTTG ATTCTAATCTCGTGCTTTGTGAAGACCTCACATTTTGAAGAGTATCTGTGTGTCAAG GAAGCTATACTCTTGGATCTTCTTAGAGTTATAAGCCATCACCGGGCCAGACTTGCCACACCAATCCGTACAGTGCAAAAAATATATAGTGATGCAGACTTGGAAAATATTCCATTTGCAGATTCAGTATATAACCGTGGTGGGGTCACTTCTAATCGCCCATACTTACTGATTGAGCCTCCGTACAAAATTAATGGGGATGATAAAACAAAAACCCGCACAACACGCACAAATGGAGAGCAAGATGGAAAGAACACATCACGACCAGCAACTGATACTGAGGTGTATGCTAAGGTCGGAGCAGCACCTGCATCTGATCCTAAGACTAAAGAAACATTGACATCTGACAACAACTCAGATGTCAAGGTTGGAGGACCAACAAATGTTGATGCCAAAGAGGATATCAAGGTTGGGATGTCACCTACTTCTGATCCCAAAACAGGAAGCAATGTATCGGTTAGACCTGAGTCAAAAACAGATTCTAAGTTCGCAGAGGCTGATTCTAAATCAGACAATGGATCAATGGGATCATTATCGGGTACTACAACTCCAAAGTCTACAAGCAGCAACAAGCAACCTAAGAATGCTAGTTTGGGACGTCAAAAGAGTTCCAATAATTCCACAACTTCATCATCGGAAGTTTTGGGCACTGACAAAGCTGGATTTTCAACAGCTTCTTCACAAGTGAAACAAGAAAGTGAAAGGACACCAGCCCCAAAGCTGCCCATATCAAAGCCTGTTTTGGAAGAAAATATAGTACTTGGTGTTGCTCTTGAGGGATCGAAGAGAACACTTCCTATTGAGGAAGATATGGCTTCTCCATCTTATGCTGAGGTTATAGAAATGGCTGCTCACCGAAATGGACAAGGGGGTTTAACTGCTGATAAGGATAAGAAAGATGGCCAGATTCCATCCTCTCCGAGTTCAACATCTCTTGATAAGTGA